A DNA window from Halostella litorea contains the following coding sequences:
- a CDS encoding molybdopterin-dependent oxidoreductase: MDSPIAAADRTAPPIDVASLALDGLESIERPAEIRCATGDWTTATWRGVPVAALVEARDVPPETTHLVVASGDGYRACLDVRAALECVLAVARDGEPIDADGPRLVGPDLDGARTVKGVSTVVPVSLPPSADPADFEAFPEA; the protein is encoded by the coding sequence ATGGATTCACCGATCGCGGCGGCCGACCGCACGGCACCCCCCATCGACGTCGCGTCGCTGGCGCTCGACGGCCTCGAATCCATCGAGCGCCCCGCCGAGATCCGCTGTGCGACGGGGGACTGGACGACCGCAACCTGGCGCGGCGTCCCCGTCGCGGCCCTCGTGGAGGCGAGGGACGTCCCGCCGGAGACGACCCACCTCGTCGTCGCCAGCGGCGACGGCTACCGCGCCTGCCTCGACGTCCGGGCCGCGCTCGAATGCGTGCTGGCGGTCGCCCGGGACGGGGAGCCGATAGACGCCGACGGTCCGCGGCTCGTCGGGCCCGACCTCGACGGGGCGCGGACGGTGAAGGGCGTCTCGACAGTTGTGCCCGTCTCCCTGCCGCCGAGCGCCGACCCGGCGGACTTCGAGGCGTTTCCGGAGGCGTGA
- a CDS encoding class I SAM-dependent methyltransferase, with protein MDSHDVRRAWADRSGEYSPRYYAHYGPDETSELIRSTLERRVGRDARVLEVGCSAGRHLAALADAGFTDLTGVDVNGDALDVLAETYPDLAATGTFHESTIEEYVADVNDGAFDATFSVETLQHIHPDAEWVFDELVRITDGVLVVVENESGEAGTVNYVDEDVPLYYRDWSTVFSERGLVEVDATALDRDTARVFRTPD; from the coding sequence GTGGATTCACACGACGTCCGGCGCGCCTGGGCGGACCGCTCCGGCGAGTACTCGCCGAGGTACTACGCCCACTACGGGCCGGACGAGACGAGCGAGCTGATCCGGTCGACCCTGGAGCGCCGCGTCGGCCGCGACGCGCGCGTGCTGGAGGTCGGCTGCAGCGCCGGCCGGCACCTCGCCGCGCTCGCCGACGCGGGGTTTACCGACCTGACCGGCGTCGACGTCAACGGCGACGCGCTGGACGTGCTCGCCGAGACGTATCCGGATCTGGCGGCGACGGGGACGTTCCACGAGAGTACGATAGAGGAGTACGTCGCGGACGTCAACGACGGCGCGTTCGACGCGACGTTCTCGGTCGAGACGCTCCAGCACATCCACCCGGACGCCGAGTGGGTGTTCGACGAACTGGTCCGGATCACGGACGGCGTCCTCGTCGTCGTGGAAAACGAGAGCGGGGAGGCGGGGACGGTGAACTACGTCGACGAGGACGTGCCGCTGTACTACCGCGACTGGAGCACGGTGTTTTCCGAGCGGGGCCTCGTCGAGGTCGACGCGACCGCGCTCGACCGGGACACCGCACGGGTGTTCCGGACGCCCGACTGA
- a CDS encoding dihydrofolate reductase, with protein MEVIAVAAVGENGVIGDGPTLPWDLPEEVRRYRERVAGETVVLGRRTFEMFDDPPGEHRIVLSRSDRSYEDPAVTHAGSPAAALDVARDRGCSTLYVLGGSAIYAAFLPHYDRMLLSRVHGEYEGDASFPAFDRDRWELVDETPYEGYTLEEWRPADR; from the coding sequence ATGGAAGTCATCGCTGTTGCGGCGGTGGGCGAAAACGGCGTCATCGGCGACGGGCCGACCCTCCCGTGGGACCTGCCCGAGGAGGTGCGGCGGTACCGGGAGCGGGTCGCCGGCGAGACGGTCGTGCTGGGCCGGCGGACGTTCGAGATGTTCGACGACCCGCCCGGCGAGCACCGGATCGTTCTGAGCCGGAGCGACCGGTCGTACGAGGACCCGGCGGTCACCCACGCTGGAAGCCCGGCGGCCGCGCTCGACGTTGCCCGCGACCGCGGGTGCTCGACGCTGTACGTGCTGGGCGGGAGCGCCATCTACGCGGCGTTCCTGCCCCATTACGACCGCATGCTGTTGAGCCGGGTTCACGGCGAGTACGAAGGAGACGCGTCGTTCCCCGCGTTCGACCGCGACCGCTGGGAACTCGTCGACGAGACGCCGTACGAGGGGTACACCCTGGAAGAGTGGCGGCCGGCCGACCGGTAG
- a CDS encoding GNAT family N-acetyltransferase — translation MPGPTFIECDRIELRPPGEEDIEFLLTGVNHPEVRRHIGVFRTPYSEETYREELWPVDTDADGVTLLPVPTAGEFADEPVGSVQLYPIREADGYANFGVWFHPDAWGRGYALEASAHLLDYGFSDLRLHRVSATVRAGNDASCRLCERLGFVHEGTTRETEFADGEYVDVERYGLLVDEWDGPDAVLEG, via the coding sequence ATGCCAGGACCGACGTTCATCGAGTGCGACCGGATCGAGCTCAGACCGCCCGGGGAGGAGGACATCGAGTTCCTCCTGACGGGCGTGAACCATCCCGAGGTGCGCCGGCACATCGGCGTCTTCCGGACGCCGTACTCCGAGGAGACCTACCGCGAGGAGCTGTGGCCGGTCGACACCGACGCCGACGGCGTCACGCTGCTGCCCGTCCCGACCGCCGGCGAGTTCGCGGACGAGCCGGTCGGGTCGGTACAGCTGTATCCGATCCGGGAGGCCGACGGGTACGCGAACTTCGGCGTCTGGTTCCACCCCGACGCCTGGGGCCGGGGGTACGCCCTGGAGGCGAGCGCCCACCTCCTCGACTACGGCTTCAGCGACCTCCGCCTCCACCGGGTGTCGGCGACGGTACGGGCCGGGAACGACGCCTCCTGCCGGCTCTGCGAGCGGCTCGGCTTCGTCCACGAGGGGACCACCCGCGAGACCGAGTTCGCCGACGGCGAGTACGTCGATGTCGAGCGGTACGGGCTGCTCGTCGACGAGTGGGACGGCCCCGACGCGGTGCTCGAGGGCTGA
- a CDS encoding inositol monophosphatase family protein produces the protein MDVRDTAVEACRAGGEYLRERFAAGTTDAEFDEHDVKAVADRESEKRMLSVIRDAHPDHHVYAEESGDHEGDGECSWIVDPLDGTNNFTAGLPTFATAAAVRRDGSPAAAAVYLPVLDDLYVAAAGDGVRFNGATVTATGRDEPVAHATVAFVIGHRVKREAAWMETATGIDAALTDRCKRRIETWSPTVHWGLLARGRIDGFVCYRPDREEQVAGELLAREAGCVARADGPLSVFATDGATADALWDTVAPERP, from the coding sequence ATGGACGTGCGCGACACCGCGGTCGAGGCGTGCCGTGCGGGCGGCGAGTACCTCCGCGAGCGGTTCGCCGCCGGGACCACGGACGCGGAGTTCGACGAACACGACGTCAAGGCGGTGGCCGACCGCGAGTCCGAAAAGCGCATGCTGTCGGTCATCCGCGACGCGCATCCCGACCACCACGTGTACGCCGAGGAGTCGGGCGACCACGAGGGGGACGGCGAGTGCTCGTGGATCGTCGACCCGCTCGACGGGACGAACAACTTCACCGCCGGGCTGCCGACGTTCGCGACAGCGGCGGCGGTGCGCCGGGACGGGTCGCCGGCCGCGGCGGCGGTCTACCTCCCGGTGCTCGACGACCTGTACGTCGCCGCGGCCGGCGACGGCGTGCGCTTCAACGGGGCGACGGTGACAGCGACCGGGCGCGATGAACCGGTCGCCCACGCGACCGTCGCGTTCGTCATCGGCCACCGCGTGAAGCGGGAGGCGGCGTGGATGGAGACCGCGACCGGGATCGACGCCGCGCTGACCGACCGCTGCAAGCGCCGCATCGAGACGTGGTCGCCGACAGTCCACTGGGGCCTGCTCGCCCGGGGCCGGATCGACGGGTTCGTCTGTTACCGACCGGACCGCGAGGAGCAGGTGGCCGGGGAACTGCTCGCGCGGGAGGCCGGCTGTGTGGCGCGTGCGGACGGCCCGCTATCGGTCTTCGCCACGGACGGGGCGACGGCGGACGCGCTGTGGGACACCGTCGCGCCGGAGCGGCCATGA
- a CDS encoding sodium:calcium antiporter produces the protein MIAGGILPDSPAVNVLVIGVASAAIWVGSGWLEESAERLSAYYGLPAVIQGSLVVAVGSSFPELASVVFTALAGVFDMGVGAIVGSAIFNILVIPALAGVASDGELETSRTLVYKEAQFYMIAVATLVVTFALAVIYLPVDGGPTLAGRVTRPLAAIPLLLYGLYLFIQWQDVSDHEADAPATEPNVPREWGKLAAGLLVILVAVEQLVGGVESLGATFGIPEFLAGVVIVAAATSLPDTLVSVRTARADRGLTSLGNVLGSNTFDLLVAIPLGVLIVGTVTVDFAVAVPMLGVLTLATVVLFAFLRTDLSLTDGESYALLLLYGLFVAWVAAEAVGATGVLKGG, from the coding sequence ATGATAGCTGGGGGTATCCTGCCGGACTCGCCGGCCGTGAACGTGCTCGTCATCGGCGTCGCGTCGGCGGCGATCTGGGTCGGGAGCGGCTGGCTGGAGGAGTCGGCCGAGCGCCTGTCGGCGTACTACGGGCTGCCGGCGGTCATACAGGGGTCGCTCGTCGTCGCCGTCGGCTCCAGTTTCCCGGAACTGGCGAGCGTGGTGTTCACGGCGCTCGCCGGCGTCTTCGACATGGGCGTCGGTGCGATCGTCGGCTCGGCGATCTTCAACATCCTCGTGATCCCGGCACTCGCGGGGGTGGCCTCGGATGGTGAGCTGGAGACGAGCCGGACGCTCGTGTACAAGGAGGCGCAGTTCTACATGATAGCGGTCGCGACGCTCGTGGTCACGTTCGCCCTCGCCGTCATCTACCTGCCCGTCGACGGCGGGCCGACGCTGGCGGGCCGCGTCACCCGGCCGCTGGCCGCGATCCCGCTGTTGCTGTACGGGCTGTACCTGTTCATCCAGTGGCAGGACGTCAGCGACCACGAGGCCGACGCGCCCGCGACGGAGCCGAACGTCCCGCGGGAGTGGGGTAAGCTCGCCGCCGGCCTGCTCGTCATCCTGGTCGCCGTCGAACAGCTCGTCGGCGGGGTCGAGTCGCTCGGCGCGACGTTCGGCATCCCCGAGTTCCTAGCGGGCGTGGTCATCGTCGCGGCGGCCACGAGCCTCCCGGACACGCTGGTGAGCGTCCGCACGGCGAGGGCCGACAGGGGGCTGACGAGCCTCGGCAACGTGCTCGGCTCGAACACGTTCGACCTGCTCGTCGCCATCCCGCTCGGCGTGCTCATCGTCGGCACCGTCACGGTCGATTTCGCCGTGGCCGTCCCCATGCTGGGCGTGCTCACGCTCGCGACCGTCGTCCTCTTTGCGTTCCTGCGGACGGATCTCTCCCTGACGGACGGGGAGTCGTACGCGCTCCTCCTGCTGTACGGCCTGTTCGTCGCCTGGGTCGCCGCCGAAGCGGTCGGCGCGACTGGGGTCCTCAAGGGCGGATGA
- a CDS encoding universal stress protein, translating into MAETLFRRILVPIANEDDAAATAAALGPYLDGAAAEVVAVAVVEKAGGAPDKASVEQRERHAEASFDRFRTGLGDVDVETEIRYGTDVAETIVDAAHDVGASAIVFTPRGGSRWIKLLTGDVTTNLVADSDLPVVVLPDPGDGE; encoded by the coding sequence GTGGCTGAGACGCTGTTCCGGCGCATACTCGTTCCGATAGCGAACGAGGACGACGCCGCGGCGACCGCCGCCGCGCTCGGCCCGTATCTCGACGGCGCGGCCGCCGAGGTGGTCGCGGTCGCGGTCGTCGAGAAAGCCGGCGGCGCGCCGGACAAGGCCTCGGTGGAGCAACGCGAGCGCCACGCCGAGGCGTCGTTCGACCGCTTCCGGACCGGACTCGGGGACGTCGACGTCGAGACGGAGATCCGGTACGGGACCGACGTCGCCGAAACGATCGTCGACGCCGCCCACGACGTCGGCGCGAGCGCCATCGTCTTCACCCCCCGCGGGGGGAGCCGGTGGATCAAACTCCTGACCGGTGACGTGACGACGAACCTCGTCGCCGACAGCGACCTGCCGGTCGTCGTCCTGCCGGACCCCGGGGACGGGGAATGA
- a CDS encoding HalOD1 output domain-containing protein, which yields MSDRGRAAVDVARALARVEGVAPHELGYSLQEYVDADSIDRLAAMEDADWTLTFAVPDHEVTVHSDGRVLVDGERREPEETGTLER from the coding sequence GTGAGCGACCGCGGGCGGGCGGCGGTCGACGTCGCCCGGGCGCTGGCGCGCGTCGAGGGCGTCGCGCCGCACGAACTGGGGTACAGCCTCCAGGAGTACGTTGACGCCGACAGCATCGACCGGCTGGCGGCCATGGAGGACGCCGACTGGACGCTGACGTTCGCGGTGCCCGACCACGAGGTGACGGTCCATAGCGACGGCCGCGTGCTGGTCGACGGCGAACGTAGGGAGCCGGAGGAGACCGGCACGCTCGAACGCTGA
- a CDS encoding MFS transporter, giving the protein MTDSTGGTETATSAARQRSGRTRWALVAGASLVSVALGAYEISPASVTPLVRESLGVGDAAAGLVVSVMFGTAVVASLPIGAMLDRTDSRRAVAVAVLVLFVAGVWGWIAGERGAFLSVLGSRILGGVAYVVVWNASIDIVSEAVTGARRATAVGVFTASGPVGFALGQSTAPAIAARFGWPAIFLAFNGLALVGLAVFWPTSRGLGAVGGDAPPTRAEFGDVLRDRAVWTVGGLGFLGYSLYLFVNSWAPSYLTDVVGLSLGVSGLLVAAFPAVGVLARVSSGLLSDRLFGGRRRPVVLASFVVAAPLVASVVATRSVVALLAVLLVAGFAVQLTLGLSFAYVRELVDPRVAATAVAFQTAVGLAGAFAAPIVGGAVIERAGYTAAFLAASALGVLGVVLAWRAPEPGR; this is encoded by the coding sequence GTGACCGATTCGACGGGCGGGACGGAGACGGCGACGAGCGCCGCGCGGCAGCGAAGCGGCCGGACGCGGTGGGCGCTGGTCGCGGGGGCGAGCCTCGTCTCCGTCGCGCTGGGTGCGTACGAGATATCGCCGGCGAGCGTGACGCCGCTGGTCCGCGAGTCGCTGGGGGTCGGGGACGCCGCCGCGGGGCTCGTCGTCAGCGTGATGTTCGGCACCGCCGTCGTGGCGAGCCTGCCGATCGGGGCGATGCTCGACCGGACCGACTCCCGGCGGGCCGTCGCTGTCGCCGTGCTCGTCCTCTTCGTCGCGGGCGTCTGGGGCTGGATCGCCGGCGAGCGCGGGGCGTTCCTTTCCGTGCTCGGCTCGCGGATCCTCGGCGGCGTGGCGTACGTCGTCGTGTGGAACGCCAGCATCGACATCGTCAGCGAGGCCGTCACCGGCGCTCGCCGCGCCACCGCCGTCGGCGTGTTCACCGCCAGCGGCCCGGTCGGGTTCGCGCTCGGGCAAAGCACCGCGCCGGCCATCGCCGCCCGCTTCGGCTGGCCCGCCATCTTCCTCGCGTTCAACGGCCTCGCGCTCGTCGGCCTCGCCGTGTTCTGGCCCACCAGCCGGGGCCTCGGGGCGGTCGGCGGCGACGCGCCGCCCACCCGCGCCGAGTTCGGCGACGTGCTCCGTGACCGCGCGGTGTGGACGGTCGGCGGCCTCGGCTTCCTGGGCTACTCGCTGTACCTGTTCGTCAACAGCTGGGCGCCGTCCTACCTGACCGACGTGGTCGGGCTGTCGCTGGGCGTCAGCGGCCTGCTGGTCGCCGCCTTCCCCGCGGTGGGCGTGCTGGCACGGGTCTCCAGCGGCCTGCTCTCGGACCGCCTGTTCGGCGGGCGGCGGCGGCCGGTGGTGCTCGCCTCGTTCGTCGTGGCCGCCCCGCTGGTGGCTAGCGTCGTCGCCACCCGCTCGGTGGTCGCGCTGCTCGCCGTGTTGCTCGTCGCCGGCTTCGCCGTGCAGTTGACGCTCGGCCTCTCGTTCGCGTACGTCCGCGAACTCGTCGACCCCCGGGTCGCCGCGACGGCCGTCGCGTTCCAGACGGCGGTCGGCCTCGCGGGCGCGTTCGCCGCCCCCATCGTCGGCGGCGCGGTGATAGAACGTGCGGGCTACACAGCGGCGTTTCTCGCCGCCAGCGCGCTGGGCGTCCTGGGCGTCGTGCTGGCGTGGCGCGCGCCGGAACCGGGGCGGTGA
- a CDS encoding GNAT family N-acetyltransferase yields MSWRSDAACSAWDNSECSGTPYCPPRCPRFYDREEVPLVIRPFRESDRGATVDMYDDIDSYSRTMGLPPATVPQIESWLDRLRENGWNLVALDGDRVVGHVAVVPADRADPKFVVFVHQDYQDRGVGTELMKQVVAYADDRDHEALTLEVSKGNRRAVTVYENVGFEVVERMRSDLEMELSLEKPVAERVQRPPAERE; encoded by the coding sequence ATGAGTTGGCGTTCCGACGCGGCCTGCTCGGCCTGGGACAACTCGGAGTGTAGCGGGACGCCGTACTGTCCGCCGCGGTGCCCGCGGTTCTACGACCGCGAGGAGGTCCCGCTCGTCATCCGCCCGTTCCGCGAGTCGGACCGCGGCGCGACGGTCGACATGTACGACGACATCGACTCGTACAGCCGGACGATGGGGCTGCCGCCGGCGACCGTACCCCAGATCGAGTCGTGGCTCGACCGCCTCCGGGAAAACGGCTGGAATCTCGTCGCGCTGGACGGCGACCGCGTCGTCGGCCACGTCGCTGTCGTTCCGGCCGACCGGGCCGACCCGAAGTTCGTGGTGTTCGTCCACCAGGACTACCAGGACCGCGGCGTCGGCACCGAACTGATGAAACAGGTCGTCGCGTACGCCGACGACCGCGACCACGAGGCGCTCACGCTGGAGGTCTCCAAGGGGAACCGCCGCGCCGTCACGGTGTACGAGAACGTCGGCTTCGAGGTGGTCGAGCGGATGCGCTCGGACCTGGAGATGGAACTTTCTCTGGAGAAGCCCGTCGCCGAGCGGGTCCAGCGCCCGCCGGCCGAGCGGGAGTGA
- a CDS encoding universal stress protein — MYEILAAIDDDVDGAHAQVDAVESMVDAADEVVVHLLHVFTDNPSGASIMQVEAAREASERLEELGVEVRAEETSGDPATQILERAETENVDQICVGGRKRSPTGKALFGSVTQDVILGTDRPVLVCGRRSDS; from the coding sequence ATGTACGAGATACTGGCAGCGATAGACGACGACGTCGACGGCGCGCACGCGCAGGTCGACGCCGTCGAGAGCATGGTCGACGCCGCCGACGAGGTGGTCGTCCACCTGCTGCACGTGTTCACGGACAACCCCTCGGGCGCGTCGATCATGCAGGTCGAGGCCGCCCGCGAGGCGTCGGAGCGACTGGAGGAACTGGGCGTCGAGGTCCGCGCGGAGGAGACCAGCGGCGACCCGGCGACGCAGATACTGGAACGCGCCGAGACCGAGAACGTCGACCAGATATGCGTCGGCGGCCGCAAGCGGTCACCGACGGGCAAGGCGCTGTTCGGGAGCGTCACGCAGGACGTGATCCTCGGCACCGACCGGCCGGTGCTCGTCTGTGGCCGTCGGTCCGACTCGTAA
- a CDS encoding 3-hydroxyacyl-CoA dehydrogenase family protein, whose translation MRVTVLGAGTMGHGIAQVAATAGYDVTIRDIDESILEDGVASIESNLQGGVEREKLTADEKAAALDRIGTTTSLEDAVGDAEFVVEAVPEDMDLKQGTFEDVAAAAPADAVLATNTSSLSVTEIASVLDDPGRAIGLHFFNPVHIMGLVEIVVAEGTDEATLETATEFVEAIDKEPVTVRDSAGFASSRLGVALGVEAVRMLEEGVAGPRDIDAAMELGYNHPMGPIELGDVVGLDVRLDILEYLREELGERFRPPQLLKQKVRAGKLGKKTGEGFYVWEDGEIVGVSGDWGDGQ comes from the coding sequence ATGCGCGTTACCGTACTCGGAGCCGGAACGATGGGCCACGGGATCGCACAGGTCGCCGCGACGGCGGGCTACGACGTGACGATCCGGGACATCGACGAGTCGATCCTCGAAGACGGGGTGGCGTCGATCGAATCGAACCTGCAGGGCGGGGTCGAGCGGGAAAAGCTAACGGCCGACGAGAAGGCCGCCGCGCTCGACCGGATCGGGACGACCACGTCGCTGGAGGACGCCGTCGGCGACGCGGAGTTCGTCGTCGAGGCGGTGCCCGAGGACATGGACCTGAAGCAGGGAACGTTCGAGGACGTGGCCGCCGCCGCGCCGGCCGACGCGGTGCTCGCCACGAACACCTCGTCGCTGTCGGTGACTGAGATCGCGAGCGTCCTCGACGACCCCGGGCGGGCGATCGGCCTCCACTTCTTCAACCCGGTCCACATCATGGGGTTGGTCGAGATCGTCGTCGCCGAGGGGACCGACGAGGCGACGCTCGAAACCGCCACCGAGTTCGTCGAGGCGATCGACAAGGAGCCGGTGACAGTGCGGGACTCCGCCGGCTTCGCCTCCTCGCGGCTCGGCGTCGCGCTCGGCGTCGAGGCGGTCCGGATGCTGGAGGAGGGCGTCGCCGGCCCGCGGGACATCGACGCGGCGATGGAACTCGGCTACAACCACCCGATGGGGCCGATAGAATTGGGCGACGTGGTCGGGCTGGACGTGCGCCTCGACATCCTTGAGTACCTCCGCGAGGAGCTTGGCGAGCGGTTCCGCCCGCCGCAGCTACTGAAACAGAAGGTCCGGGCCGGGAAGCTCGGGAAGAAGACCGGCGAGGGGTTCTACGTCTGGGAGGACGGCGAGATCGTCGGCGTCAGCGGCGACTGGGGTGACGGGCAGTGA
- a CDS encoding enoyl-CoA hydratase/isomerase family protein produces MTATEDAAADCDTVSATVGERVDGVATVTLSRPDARNALDAELRSDLTAVLDAVEDDDAVRVVVLTGSDEGGAFVAGADVTELRERDAIEQREASKRPRVYERVANLPKPVIGRINGHALGGGCELAQACDVRIASEKAKLGQPEINLGIIPGGGGTQRLPRLVGTGQAMRLVLSGELIDAEEARDIGLVEEVHPHEDLDDAVYDLAASMAAKSPVALEFAKEAVGASAEMDIEDGIEYEAELFAQLFATEDKNEGIDAFFEDREPEWQGK; encoded by the coding sequence GTGACCGCCACCGAGGACGCGGCGGCCGACTGCGACACGGTGTCGGCGACGGTCGGCGAGCGCGTCGACGGCGTCGCGACCGTGACGCTGTCGCGGCCCGACGCCAGGAACGCGCTCGACGCCGAACTGCGGAGCGACCTCACGGCCGTGCTGGACGCCGTCGAGGACGACGACGCGGTCCGCGTGGTCGTCCTGACCGGCAGCGACGAGGGCGGCGCGTTCGTCGCCGGCGCGGACGTGACCGAACTGCGCGAGCGCGACGCCATCGAGCAGCGGGAGGCGAGCAAGCGGCCCCGCGTGTACGAGCGCGTGGCGAACCTCCCCAAGCCCGTCATCGGCCGGATCAACGGCCACGCGCTGGGCGGCGGCTGCGAACTCGCGCAGGCCTGCGACGTGCGGATCGCCTCGGAGAAGGCGAAGCTCGGCCAGCCCGAGATCAACCTCGGGATCATCCCCGGCGGCGGCGGCACCCAGCGGCTCCCCCGGCTCGTCGGCACGGGGCAGGCGATGCGGCTGGTCCTCTCGGGCGAACTGATCGACGCCGAGGAGGCACGCGACATCGGCCTCGTCGAGGAGGTCCACCCCCACGAAGACCTCGACGACGCCGTCTACGACCTCGCGGCGTCGATGGCCGCCAAGAGCCCCGTCGCCCTGGAGTTCGCCAAGGAGGCCGTGGGGGCCAGCGCCGAGATGGACATCGAGGACGGCATCGAGTACGAGGCCGAACTGTTCGCCCAGCTGTTCGCCACTGAGGACAAAAACGAGGGGATCGACGCGTTCTTCGAGGACCGCGAGCCGGAGTGGCAGGGGAAGTGA
- a CDS encoding MaoC family dehydratase, producing MSDDATVYFEDVEPGTVTDCGTTTVTEAEIREFAAEFDPLPFHTDPEAAAESRFDGLIASGYHTLSLSVRLLVDAVRSQRAVVGGLGIDDVRWHAPVRPGDELAVENEILDTRPSESDPTSGVVHESITVTNGDGETVLTLENYELVARRDGPD from the coding sequence ATGAGCGACGACGCGACCGTCTACTTCGAGGACGTGGAACCGGGCACCGTCACTGACTGCGGCACGACGACCGTCACCGAGGCGGAGATCCGAGAGTTCGCCGCGGAATTCGACCCGCTCCCGTTCCACACGGACCCGGAGGCCGCCGCCGAGAGCCGCTTCGACGGCCTCATCGCCAGCGGCTACCACACCCTCTCGCTGTCGGTCCGCCTGCTGGTCGACGCCGTCCGGAGCCAGCGGGCCGTCGTGGGCGGCCTCGGCATCGACGACGTGCGCTGGCACGCGCCGGTGCGGCCGGGCGACGAACTCGCGGTGGAAAACGAGATACTCGACACGCGCCCCTCCGAGAGCGACCCGACGAGCGGCGTCGTCCACGAGTCGATCACCGTAACGAACGGCGACGGCGAGACGGTGTTGACCCTGGAGAACTACGAACTGGTGGCCCGGCGGGACGGGCCGGACTGA
- a CDS encoding MaoC family dehydratase, which yields MSLIHFDDVEEGTVRELGSYEVPREEMVAFAERYDPQPIHVDPDVARDSIFGGLIASGWYTASVCMRLFADGFLCEAASMGAIGVDELRWETPVRPGDVLTVENEIMETTASGSRDDRGYVRNQTRAHNGDGDEVLRWTGINIIARE from the coding sequence ATGTCCCTGATCCACTTCGACGACGTCGAGGAAGGCACGGTGCGCGAACTGGGGAGCTACGAGGTGCCCCGCGAGGAGATGGTCGCGTTCGCGGAGCGCTACGACCCCCAGCCGATCCACGTCGACCCCGATGTGGCCCGCGACTCCATCTTCGGCGGCCTGATCGCCTCGGGCTGGTACACCGCCAGCGTCTGCATGCGGCTGTTCGCCGACGGCTTCCTCTGCGAGGCGGCGAGCATGGGCGCGATCGGCGTCGACGAACTGCGCTGGGAGACGCCGGTGCGGCCGGGCGACGTCCTCACCGTCGAAAACGAGATCATGGAGACCACCGCCTCCGGGAGCCGCGACGACCGCGGCTACGTCCGCAATCAGACGCGGGCGCACAACGGCGACGGCGACGAGGTGCTCCGGTGGACCGGCATCAACATCATCGCCCGGGAGTGA
- a CDS encoding enoyl-CoA hydratase/isomerase family protein produces the protein MAEYAFDTLDVTVDDGVATVRLANPPVNAISQDVRADLSDAVAVFDEDDVRVGIVAGGDDVFSVGADVGLFETARDWTTAEFRTNSRVLGRAFERIETTETPVLAAIDGTCVGGGLELALACDVRIAAPDATLGFPEHNIGLIPGLGGCSRFVHLVGPGRAKDMIFSGDLVDGERAREIGLVERVADDPDAAAREYAADLLDGPPQAIGLAKRVVNEARDSDLRTAGLLESLAQSTLLSTADHDEGVDAFREDRDPEFTGE, from the coding sequence ATGGCTGAGTACGCGTTCGACACGCTCGACGTGACCGTCGACGACGGCGTCGCCACGGTCCGGCTGGCGAACCCGCCGGTCAACGCGATCAGTCAGGACGTGCGTGCCGACCTGTCGGACGCCGTCGCGGTGTTCGACGAGGACGATGTCCGCGTCGGGATCGTCGCGGGCGGCGACGACGTCTTCTCGGTCGGCGCGGACGTCGGCCTGTTCGAGACGGCCCGCGACTGGACGACAGCGGAGTTCCGGACGAACTCGCGCGTGCTCGGCCGGGCGTTCGAGCGCATCGAGACGACCGAGACGCCGGTGCTGGCGGCCATCGACGGCACCTGCGTCGGCGGCGGCCTCGAACTCGCGCTGGCCTGCGACGTGCGGATCGCCGCGCCGGACGCGACGCTTGGCTTCCCCGAGCACAACATCGGCCTCATCCCGGGGCTGGGCGGCTGTTCGCGGTTCGTCCACCTCGTCGGCCCGGGGCGGGCCAAGGACATGATCTTCAGCGGCGACCTCGTCGACGGCGAGCGCGCCCGCGAGATCGGGCTGGTCGAGCGCGTCGCCGACGACCCGGACGCGGCCGCCCGGGAGTACGCCGCCGACCTGCTCGACGGGCCGCCACAGGCCATCGGGCTGGCGAAACGGGTGGTCAACGAGGCCCGCGACTCCGACCTGCGGACCGCCGGGCTGCTGGAGTCGCTCGCCCAGAGCACGCTGCTTTCGACGGCGGACCACGACGAGGGCGTCGACGCGTTCCGCGAGGACCGCGACCCCGAGTTCACCGGCGAGTGA